The following coding sequences are from one Capsicum annuum cultivar UCD-10X-F1 chromosome 3, UCD10Xv1.1, whole genome shotgun sequence window:
- the LOC107862617 gene encoding cytochrome P450 736A117 has protein sequence MLSSLQWLEKSTYLSYVLALSVLISFILMSLLITKSKTKKNLPPSPPKLPLIGHMHKLGLYPHHSLQKLSRQYGPLMFLKLGSIDTVVVSSAEAASEIMKTHDLIFCDRPNSKVNKKLLYGFRDVSVAPYGEYWRQMRSICVLQLLSNKRVQDFRVVREEETALLVKKIKERSPEAVNLSELFMTLTNDIASRAAFGRKYSEGEGGEKFRKLMKEFVGILGGFDFGTFLSSLAWIDKLSGLEAKVERVAKEMDGFLEGVVEEHLYSSNTIVENEKREDFVDVLLGIYKQNMDGFSIDRDGIKALILDIFAGGTDTTYTVLEWAMTELLRHPTAMNKLQNEAREIAKAKSEIVSEDELGKMHYLKAVIKETLRLHPPIPLLVPRQARQHVKVMGYDVGAGTMVITNGWAIGRDPEIWEDAEEFKPERFLNSDIDFKGQDFRLIPFGSGRRGCPGISFAMATNELVLANVVRNFDWQLPNGAKGADLDMTECTGLTIHRKVPLFAVATPNNF, from the exons ATGTTGAGCTCCTTACAATGGCTAGAAAAAAGTACCTATCTGTCGTATGTCTTAGCCCTTTCAGTACTCATTTCCTTTATTCTTATGAGTCTCCTCATAACTAAatctaaaaccaaaaaaaatcttCCCCCTTCTCCCCCTAAATTACCATTAATTGGTCATATGCACAAACTAGGATTGTACCCTCACCACTCTTTACAAAAATTATCTAGACAATATGGACCGTTGATGTTCCTTAAACTCGGAAGTATTGACACTGTAGTTGTTTCCTCAGCTGAGGCAGCTTCCGAAATCATGAAGACACATGACCTTATTTTCTGCGACAGGCCTAATTCCAAGGTCAACAAGAAACTTTTGTATGGCTTTAGGGATGTGTCTGTCGCGCCATATGGAGAGTACTGGAGACAGATGCGCAGTATATGTGTCCTTCAGTTGCTTAGCAATAAAAGGGTTCAAGATTTTCGCGTTGTGAGGGAAGAAGAGACTGCCTTGTTAGTcaagaagattaaggagaggtcACCAGAGGCAGTGAATTTGAGTGAATTGTTTATGACACTTACAAATGATATTGCGAGCAGGGCAGCTTTTGGGAGGAAATATAGTGAAGGGGAGGGTGGAGAGAAGTTTAGGAAGTTGATGAAGGAATTTGTGGGAATATTAGGTGGATTTGATTTTGGGACATTTTTGTCTTCACTTGCATGGATTGATAAGTTGAGTGGTTTAGAAGCAAAAGTGGAGAGAGTTGCTAAGGAGATGGATGGATTTCTTGAGGGAGTAGTGGAAGAACATTTATATAGTAGTAATACGATAGTGGAAAATGAAAAGAGAGAGGACTTTGTTGATGTTTTGCTTGGAATTTATAAGCAAAACATGGATGGTTTTTCCATTGACAGAGATGGTATCAAAGCTCTCATTCTG GACATATTTGCGGGTGGAACAGATACAACTTACACTGTGTTGGAATGGGCAATGACGGAGCTTCTAAGGCATCCTACTGCAATGAACAAACTCCAAAACGAAGCGAGGGAAATAGCAAAAGCAAAAAGTGAAATAGTTTCTGAGGATGAGTTAGGCAAAATGCATTACTTAAAAGCAGTAATTAAGGAAACTTTGCGCTTACATCCTCCTATACCTCTATTAGTTCCTCGACAAGCTAGACAACATGTTAAGGTAATGGGGTACGACGTTGGAGCTGGTACGATGGTTATAACAAATGGTTGGGCGATCGGAAGGGATCCTGAAATTTGGGAAGATGCAGAGGAGTTTAAgccagagagattcttgaattctGATATTGATTTTAAAGGGCAAGATTTTAGATTGATACCTTTTGGTTCAGGAAGAAGGGGATGTCCTGGAATTTCATTTGCTATGGCTACTAATGAGCTTGTGTTAGCCAATGTTGTGAGGAATTTTGATTGGCAATTGCCAAATGGAGCAAAGGGGGCTGATTTAGATATGACAGAATGCACTGGCCTAACTATTCACAGGAAAGTACCTCTATTTGCTGTTGCAACTCCAAACAATTTctag